The stretch of DNA CATATGGTAAACCAATCAAAAACATTAAagaaatactaaaataataattaagaagAAAAGCATCAAAACCAAAATGGGCCTTATTTGGTTATACATTTACATGCAGGCTTTTATGGATGGATGGCAAGCAACATGCAAGTCCAAAGAACAAGCCAGGCTTCTAATCCCTCCAGGCACATTCCTTGTTTCTTCAATGTTCTTTTCAGGCCCATGTTTGACTCCAGGGCCTGTAACAATCCAAGTTGTAGGCACAGTTTTGGCCACAACAGATATAAGTGAATATGAGAATAGTGAATGGCTCATGTTTCAACATATAGAAGGGCTTAAACTTCTTGGTGGAGGTACTTTTGATGGGCAAGGTCAGGATTCATGGGAACATAATCAAAATTGTGAAGCTGACCCAACTGACCAATGTGTTAGGGCCCCAAGTGTAAGTTCATTATCTAAATAATTCTTGATTcagttaaaaaaattgttagtgaATGTTTACATTCAAGCCGTAAGATTGTTAGAATTACGATGAGTAAGTCAACTCAAACATGGATAATAACTCATATGTCATGTTAGTATGTCAGAATATTTGCATTCAGCATGACATGTAAGTCATTGTCCATGTGTGCATTGATTTGATCAAAATCAGTGGGGGCGTTTGAGCGGTATGATTGTCAGAATTACGATGAGCAAGTCAACGCACATGTGAGTCACTGTCGACATGTGCGTTAACTTGGTCAAAATCAGGGGAGACCGGCCTTTTGCAAAAGGAGTTAAAGTTAGGGGACCGAAAATACTATTATGAAAATTAAAGGGttaaaatcgcaagtttgtaaGAGTTAGAGgtcaaaactgcaatttagcctaattTAAAGTGAAAATAAGCTTAGCATTATAAGaatattgtatttttgaaaatgcaGAACCTTTATTTTGATAGAGTGACAAATGGAGTTATACAGAACATCAAATCTGTAAATCCAAAAGGCTTTCACATTTTTGTTACTAACTCTGGAAACATGAGACTTCGATTAATTAAGATCAATGCACCAGCTACAAGCCCAAATACTGATGGTATTCATATAAGTCATTCAATCAATGTGAAAATATCAAGAACAAGTATTGAAACAGGGGATGATTGTGTCTCCATGATACAAGGAGTCAATAATGTTACAATCAAGAGACTCAAGTGTGGTCCAGGACATGGTTTAAGGTAATTTAATTCTTGTCtacaattaatttatttgatatgttattgaggcccatcaaaattaacgatttatgaatttttattgaataccgttaattttgatgggtcacaataacatatcaaattattttcaattttctaaaatttgacGGAGATAATCTAtgcgatataaactttcaatagATCAGTAAAtattgtaaaattcgtattcgttatagtgttATTCACGACATCTGCAATGTGCATCGTACACCACTTAACCAACTGGTTCATATTAGACAAAGCCACACATACATTAATACACATaaatttttgaatgaaaaaagtaaaataaatattgatatttaatttttttggttctATGTATACATGATAGTATTGGAAGTCTTGGAAAGTATCAAGATGAGCTACCTGTGAATGGTATTAGAGTCCAGGCAACCACATTAGTTGGCACAACCAATGGCCTCAGAATTAAATCATGGCCAGATAAGTATACAGGTTCTGCATCAGATATACATTTCATTGGCATTActatggaaaatgttaaaaatcCTATCATCATTGACCAAGAATATGAATGCGATCCAGAATGCAAAAAGAAGGTTTGTGTGTtcatatttctctttctttttaattcattattattacaacAAAATTAAGATAATATAGtctatttatcttatattccaTATATCATCTATCTGGTCATAGTTATATGGTCACTTGGATCACACTTCAGATGACCAGTTCTAGGGAAGAATGTGTCTTGAGAGTTTAACATCGAAAGATGATAGATTTATAAGTGTTGAGCAATTCTCACcttataaatcaattttatatggGTTGAATCAGCCTCGACTCAAACATTTCAAGGACTTTGGTCGTCATAGACTATATTGAATCGATTTATCAAACCTaattgagataatttttgtttatcttCTTAACCTTTGTGACATCCAATTTCAAATTTGAATTGGAGCATACTAATTTAGacactaattattatttttctacttCTATGCAGCCATCACTTGTAAAGATAAACAATATAGgatttataaatataaaggGAACAACAATTTCTCCAATTGCAGTAGACTTAAGATGTAGCAAGCAATTCCCTTGCCAAGATGTTCAACTTCGTAACATAGACCTCAAGCTTGGTACCAACCCTACTACATCTAGATGTGCCAATATCAAACCTATCTATAGTGGCATACAAATACCACCACCATGCCCATAAAAATTTATCTCTACTTTCGACCCCGGCCTCCATCATTCTGCAACAAAATTAGagacaaattttatattttttattttaaattttcatcgtcaatttaattatattttttaatagttgattttttactattaaaaaaataattgagttgatgacgaaatttaaaataaaatataataaatttgggtgctattttttagcaataattggtacaattttttttaaccaattaGGACAAGGTAAAGTGCTATTTTCACCAGCTTGACTAGACATGATCTCCTATCCAACTCACTTTTACAAAATTCTCAGCcatctttattttattaattttttctagaAAGTTGgcaatttgtaaaaaaaaaaatagtgtggATTAagtgattttggatttgttagCTTTTTTAGGTACAATGTAAAGAAAAATATGGTTTTACCTTTTGATTTTCTACCCTACATTCAACCGCCCACCATCAGAGACTGAATCTGAAGGGGTTGTGTTGTTTCAAAAAGTTAGGCCATGAATTGTGTAAATTAAGTGAATGATGAAAGCAGTTTATGTCAAAGGATTTTTTattcttgattttatttatgacactgaacatatttttcaatttcaactgtttaattttaaattaataattctaATCTTTTACCATCTAATAAGTGTCAAGTTTACATTAATCGTGTCCTTTATCTAATCTATTGGTTAAAAATAACTTGCTCTTGGTGGGGAAGTTTATTACTTCCCAATGCTAAATGCCACCATGAAAATTATCAatttgtaaaaaagaaaatgatattaataattaatagattcttttattttattctctccgtcccattttaaatgattttttattttattttaatttgtcacaaaataaatgacttatacaacttcaaaatcattttttctaattttaccTTTTATGTGGCCCCTATTTATGTGTGGTATACTCAACCAATTTAATCATTACTACTAGTAATGGAAAAGGTAAGAGCAGCTTAGTAATTATACAACTCTCttttatttatacatttttCTTAAAGTATGTGAAATGTTCAAATATGTCCTTTAAAATGGACGGAGGAGTACTAGGACTATTCAAGAACACGTGTACATAACTTATCAAATGCAACCCTTTTTACTAGACACATGGCTGCAATGTCTTGGGGCTAGGGGATTACCTATACTAGGGTGGTAGTTGAAAAATTCCACCAGGTGACCAAGCCAAAGAGGGGTTTGTGGAAGGAAAATTGAAAGATATGTAGatttaattgcatttttagccgtaaaatattgtgattttttaattcaaCTTCTTTTCAGCGATTTTGGTCGTtcgtagggatgacaatttgactcatacccagTGGATATCCGCAAAAAATACTCATAACGAGTAGGGTAAAAATTCGCATTTTGGATAGGGCACATGTATGAGTAATTTACCCGCAAAAATAACGGGCAtgagtgcgggtacgggtacctttgtaaggatgagttaggcccaatactcatttttAAGAGTTGGAATAATGTTGGATGCTATTAGAACAAATTAAAATGGTGTGTCTAAGTTTAGTTATCATATTTCTTTGATTATTATGTTGTTGAATTGTCTTTTTGaactagggatgacaatttgacccatacccagtgGTCACCCACAAAAAAATCCATGATGGGTAGGATAAAAACTcacattttgggtacgggcataggtatgggtatgggtaattacccgcaaaaatgaatgAGTATGGGTGCGgttacgggtaccttagtatccaccccgccccatacctgcataatatatatttatttactttatatatattattatataattatgtatatcaattttaaaaaatacaacactattaaattattacacatttttaataaaaaaatttatttataatataatacaaacacaataTGAATAtgtcaataaataaatgaactttaacatgaggttaacaaaatgtttatttataattttcatgagtcaacattacaatcttttaaaaaaaataattatatcaaaacgatatgatattttataattgatcaatatatttttagtaaaattgcgGGTAAtaggtacgggtatgggtatcTAGGTACTCATATGGTATGGGAACAggtacaaaggttgttacccacgcgggtatggggatgggtacgagtattttttcaaCTTTGTGAACagtttgggaaaaaaatttggtcctttttatcaGTGcaaggttgccctcacataagTTTTTATCAGAACTTGTCTTTAAACTaattctgcacacttaaaataagtttttagtatctccaattgtacatttaatactttgttatcatcaaaagtTTAATAATCTCAGGGGGGGACATTTAatctcaattttgttccaacaaggttgccctcacatatttatacacttcacatcccgggaacctaagtaatgtgagacttcaaacaatctccaacaacacaacaatatattcaacacccaccctcacgcctagcgtggtcctagGTCACCTAGTGTGGTCCTGAGTCAAATGCCCACACTTCAGTCCTTAACCCgactttgataccatgttaacaTCGATGAACATATGCAAAATAGATGTGACCATTGAGAAAACTAAAGCGGAGAACACCCTTTCACTTTGGGTTTCAATATGATAATAAACAAAGCATATAAAACAAGAGTTACAATATGGTATATAAACTAGAGATAGAAAAGACTAAATTACCCTTACATAAACATATAATAACTATTATCTAACAAACAACTCTTAGATGAAGAAGCACACTTTGAGCTCTTGGTAAAACATTGTTAATGAATTTCTACTTGTCAACAAAAATAGTGATCTTCcaatattttattagtttttccatttatataaatattgtgTCACACAAAATTTCTCAATACAACTAGTAATAGAATCAAAGAAAATATGACTAGATTATGAATTGGCCACTTTATAGTTAATTTATATGCCGCAAGTTCGGTTGTCGTTTTATGAATTTGACTTCAAAGTTAAAAATAAGGATGGGAATGGGTAGGGAACTCTTCTATCAGTGCAGACTTGTCAAACAACTGAAGAAGTTTGACACCTCGTTGGTCAATGAAGAAGTCAGACTTGAAGTTCTGACTGCTGGAATCTTAACTAAGATGCACATCATCAACACCAAACTGGTTCAGCCCAAACATAGCTTTGAAGTTAACTCTCAAGACCCTTTCTATCTGGAAGATTACCCTATCATCTCAGAACTTGACTGTGAAGAGGTGATTCAGAACTTCTTGGCTACATTAAGATATCAAGGTCATAATGTAACTAGAGATATGGTACCCCCTGCACCAACTGCTGATCCACATGGTGCCAGAAGAAAAGGAGTCAAGAGAAAGGCTTATCCTAAGGAAAAGGTTGTTAAGACAGATCTTCTGAAGCAAAAGAAGATCA from Trifolium pratense cultivar HEN17-A07 linkage group LG5, ARS_RC_1.1, whole genome shotgun sequence encodes:
- the LOC123886586 gene encoding polygalacturonase-like — translated: MGLIWLYIYMQAFMDGWQATCKSKEQARLLIPPGTFLVSSMFFSGPCLTPGPVTIQVVGTVLATTDISEYENSEWLMFQHIEGLKLLGGGTFDGQGQDSWEHNQNCEADPTDQCVRAPSNLYFDRVTNGVIQNIKSVNPKGFHIFVTNSGNMRLRLIKINAPATSPNTDGIHISHSINVKISRTSIETGDDCVSMIQGVNNVTIKRLKCGPGHGLSIGSLGKYQDELPVNGIRVQATTLVGTTNGLRIKSWPDKYTGSASDIHFIGITMENVKNPIIIDQEYECDPECKKKPSLVKINNIGFINIKGTTISPIAVDLRCSKQFPCQDVQLRNIDLKLGTNPTTSRCANIKPIYSGIQIPPPCP